One window of Dermacentor albipictus isolate Rhodes 1998 colony chromosome 9, USDA_Dalb.pri_finalv2, whole genome shotgun sequence genomic DNA carries:
- the LOC135901975 gene encoding uncharacterized protein: protein MERRIPHVRDVFSDMRSYDYSPRSRRKESDSPLPAPRHHAPNNNQHQQQQSNQNRHPDKTPSAPGGGAGTTPNALTERDFRHLERHLSMKKTIRKQISRNLAQAFVEDPKVLCNNAVNNNHSRQPPAQQPQVITLTRAKIARSDQTFLDMLKEPSNKPVEDNNNAGRTVTESCSSNQQSFWKFLGIKGKGKR from the exons ATGGAGCGGCGAATCCCCCACGTCCGGGACGTGTTCAGCGACATGCGCTCCTACGACTACTCGCCCCGGTCGAGGCGCAAGGAGTCGGACAGCCCGCTGCCCGCGCCGCGCCACCACGCGCCCAACAACAaccagcaccagcagcagcagtccAATCAAAATCGACACCCCGACAAGACGCCCAGCGCCCCTGGCGGCGGCGCGGGCACTACGCCGAACGCTCTGACGGAGCGCGACTTCCGGCACCTGGAGCGCCACCTGTCGATGAAGAAGACCATACGGAAGCAGATCAGCCGCAACTTGGCTCAG GCTTTCGTGGAGGATCCCAAGGTGCTGTGCAACAATGCGGTCAACAACAACCACAGCCGGCAGCCGCCCGCTCAGCAGCCGCAGGTCATCACGCTCACGAGGGCCAAGATCGCGCGCTCGGACCAGACCTTCCTGGACATGCTGAAGGAGCCCAGCAACAAGCCCGTCGAGGACAACAACAACGCCGGTCGCACCGTGACCGAGTCCTGCTCGTCCAACCAGCAATCCTTCTGGAAATTCCTCGGCATCAAGGGCAAGGGCAAACGATGA